The Maniola hyperantus chromosome 12, iAphHyp1.2, whole genome shotgun sequence genome has a segment encoding these proteins:
- the LOC117987256 gene encoding uncharacterized protein: MSCNACKQNISSTDKIACSLCPNSYHYTCIGLSKENFSKLSSKAKTAWKCPECKVPRSKGDNTNTPVKTSELVASSEPKDQVDFPSIDERLNRFEESLTTKINSLESSLTHNINKELSSLQSLIKQIPDLIKTVDFMSSKFDDMQSEIKCLKAEVSTLRVENNKLQENFRELNYKMSDIEQRARESNLELQCIPEFPRENLVNTVMQLGKAISYPISQNDIISCTRIAKVNSSSSRPRSVVLKLSSPRKRDEVLGACLKFNKSNPLDKLNCSHLGIAAPDKSPIFVSEHLSPANRALHALSRSFKKEHGYKYLWVRHGRIMMRKDDSSPAIWIKNTDALKEIKT; the protein is encoded by the coding sequence ATGTCTTGTAATGCATGCAAGCAAAACATAAGCTCCACCGATAAAATAGCCTGCAGCTTGTGTCCTAACAGCTACCATTACACTTGTATCGGTCTATCAAAGGAAAATTTCTCGAAACTTTCGTCGAAAGCAAAGACGGCTTGGAAGTGTCCGGAGTGCAAGGTGCCTCGAAGCAAGGGAGACAACACCAATACCCCAGTGAAGACGTCGGAATTGGTCGCATCCAGCGAACCCAAGGACCAAGTTGATTTTCCATCGATCGATGAACGCCTAAATCGATTCGAAGAATCATTGACgactaaaataaatagtttagaaTCGTCATTAACTCACAACATCAACAAAGAGTTGTCATCCCTTCAAAGTCTAATAAAACAAATACCAGACCTTATCAAAACAGTTGACTTCATGTCTAGTAAGTTCGACGATATGCAGAgcgaaataaaatgtttaaaagcgGAGGTATCTACGCTCCGTGTGGAAAATAATAAACTTCAAGAAAACTTTCGAGAACTTAACTATAAAATGTCGGATATTGAACAACGAGCGCGCGAGTCAAACTTGGAACTCCAGTGTATACCTGAGTTCCCGAGGGAGAACCTGGTTAATACGGTGATGCAACTTGGCAAAGCTATCTCCTACCCAATTAGCCAAAACGATATCATATCGTGTACACGAATAGCCAAGGTCAACTCGAGCAGCAGCAGGCCGCGGTCTGTCGTCCTGAAACTGTCGTCACCGCGCAAGCGAGACGAAGTACTCGGAGCATGCCTAAAGTTCAACAAATCGAACCCACTGGATAAACTCAACTGTTCGCACCTCGGCATCGCTGCGCCCGATAAATCTCCCATCTTCGTGTCCGAACACCTATCTCCAGCGAATCGTGCCCTGCATGCCTTGTCTCGCAGCTTTAAAAAGGAGCATGGGTACAAATACCTTTGGGTGCGGCACGGGCGTATTATGATGAGGAAAGACGACTCCTCGCCAGCTATTTGGATCAAAAATACTGACGCTCTTAAGGAAATTAAAACCtag